The proteins below come from a single Macaca fascicularis isolate 582-1 chromosome 9, T2T-MFA8v1.1 genomic window:
- the SKIDA1 gene encoding SKI/DACH domain-containing protein 1 isoform X3, with the protein MGDLKSGFEEVDGVRLGYLIIKGKQMFALSQVFTDLLKNIPRTTVHKRMDHLKVKKHHCDLEELRKLKAINSIAFHAAKCTLISREDVEALYTSCKTERVLKTKRRRVGRALATKAPPPERAAAASPRPGFWKDKHQLWRGLSGAVRPLPISAQSPRPGAAAARPAAHLPQIFSKYPGSHYPEIVRSPCKPPLNYETAPLQGNYVAFPSDPAYFRSLLCSKHPAAAAAAAAAAAAAAAAAAAAYYQASAAGPQPKAAAGARGPGSLSYRCKRKRGGTKDCLLAPHTGARRLLLLPRSYKAKAAAAAAAAAAAAAAAAGATCLERFHLVNGFCPPPHHHHHHHHHHHHHHHRAQPPQQSHHPPHHHRPQPHLGSFPESCSSDSESSSYSDHAANDSDFGSSLSSSSNSVSSEEEEEEGEEEEEEEEEEEGGSGASDSSEVSSEEEDSSTESDSSSGSSQVSVQSIRFRRTSFCKPPSVQAQANFLYHLASAAAATKPAAFEDAGRLPDLKSSVKAESPEEWNLQSWAPKASPVYCPASLGSCFAEIRNDRVSEITFPHSEISNTVKRTDLTINCLAEGASSPSPKTNNAFPQQRILREARKCLQATPTTYCADNNTIAARFLNNDSSGAEANSEKDSKILHCPEFATDLPSSQTDPEVNAAGAAATKAENPCTDTGDKTLPFLHNIKIKVEDSSANEEYEPHLFTNKLKCECNDTKGEFYSVTESKEEDALLTTAKEGFACPEKDTPSLNPLAQSQGLSCTLGSPKPEDGEYKFGARVRKNYRTLVLGKRPVLQTPPVKPNLKSARSPRPTGKTETHEGTLDDFTVINRRKKVASNVASAVKRPFNFMANFPCPPSLIIGRDGDLWPAYSLNTTKDSQTPHKAHPIWKWQLGGSAIPLPPSHKFRKFNS; encoded by the coding sequence ATGGGAGACCTGAAGTCAGGTTTTGAAGAGGTGGATGGCGTGAGGCTCGGCTACCTCATCATTAAAGGGAAGCAAATGTTTGCCCTCTCCCAAGTCTTCACAGATCTGCTGAAAAACATCCCGAGGACGACCGTGCACAAGCGCATGGATCATCTGAAAGTGAAGAAGCACCACTGCGATCTGGAGGAGTTGCGGAAACTCAAGGCAATCAACAGCATCGCCTTCCACGCAGCCAAATGCACACTCATCTCCCGGGAAGACGTGGAAGCGCTCTACACCTCCTGCAAAACCGAGCGCGTCCTCAAGACCAAGCGCAGGCGGGTCGGCCGGGCCCTGGCCACAAAGGCGCCGCCGCCAGAGCGCGCCGCCGCCGCCAGCCCCCGCCCGGGATTTTGGAAGGACAAGCACCAACTTTGGCGGGGCCTGAGCGGAGCCGTGCGGCCCCTGCCAATCAGCGCGCAGTCCCCGCGCCCGGGCGCCGCCGCCGCGCGCCCCGCCGCCCATCTACCTCAGATTTTTAGCAAATACCCCGGCTCGCACTACCCGGAGATCGTGCGTTCGCCCTGCAAACCCCCTCTAAACTATGAAACTGCCCCGCTCCAGGGAAACTACGTCGCCTTCCCCTCGGACCCGGCTTATTTTCGGAGCCTGCTGTGCAGCAAGCacccggccgccgccgccgccgccgccgccgctgccgccgccgccgccgccgccgccgctgccgcctaTTACCAGGCATCCGCGGCCGGGCCCCAGCCCAAGGCAGCGGCGGGCGCCAGAGGCCCGGGAAGCCTGAGCTACCGCTGCAAACGCAAGCGCGGCGGCACCAAGGACTGCTTGCTCGCGCCCCACACCGGCGCGCGGcgcctgctgctgctgcccaggTCCTACAAAGCCAAggcggccgcggcggcggcggcggcggcggcagcggctgcGGCTGCCGCCGGGGCCACTTGCCTGGAGAGGTTTCATCTGGTCAACGGTTTCTGCCCGCCTccgcaccaccaccaccaccaccaccatcaccaccaccaccaccaccaccgggCCCAGCCGCCGCAGCAGAGTCACCACCCCCCTCACCACCACCGGCCGCAGCCCCATCTGGGCAGCTTTCCCGAGAGTTGCAGCAGCGACTCCGAGTCCAGCTCCTACTCGGACCACGCGGCCAACGACTCGGATTTTGGCTCCAGTTTGTCCAGTTCCAGCAACTCTGTGTCCtcggaggaagaggaggaggagggagaggaggaggaggaagaggaggaggaggaggaggggggcagCGGGGCCTCGGATTCCAGTGAAGTCAGCTCGGAGGAGGAGGACTCGTCCACCGAGTCGGACTCCAGCTCCGGCTCCAGCCAAGTGTCAGTGCAGAGCATCCGATTCAGGCGTACCAGCTTCTGCAAGCCTCCCAGCGTGCAGGCGCAGGCCAACTTCTTGTACCATCTGGCCTCTGCCGCCGCTGCAACCAAACCCGCTGCTTTCGAGGATGCCGGCAGACTTCCCGACCTCAAGAGTAGTGTCAAAGCGGAGTCGCCGGAGGAGTGGAATCTGCAGAGCTGGGCCCCCAAAGCGTCTCCGGTGTACTGCCCGGCCAGCCTGGGGAGTTGCTTCGCAGAGATAAGGAACGATAGGGTATCTGAGATTACATTCCCACACTCTGAAATTTCCAATACTGTAAAGAGAACTGACCTGACAATTAACTGCCTGGCAGAGGGGGCCTCTTCACCTAGCCCAAAGACAAACAATGCATTTCCACAACAAAGAATACTCCGAGAGGCTAGGAAATGCCTACAAGCAACTCCTACTACATACTGTGCAGATAACAACACAATAGCTGCTAGGTTCTTAAATAATGATTCTTCAGGAGCAGAAGCAAATTCAGAAAAAGATTCCAAAATCCTTCATTGTCCTGAATTTGCTACGGATTTGCCCTCTTCGCAGACTGATCCTGAAGTGAACGCTGCAGGAGCAGCAGCAACTAAAGCTGAGAATCCCTGCACTGACACAGGTGACAAGACATTGCCATTTCTGCACAATATTAAAATCAAAGTAGAAGACAGTAGTGCTAATGAAGAATATGAACCTCACCTTTTTACAAATAAGCTAAAGTGCGAGTGCAATGATACAAAGGGTGAGTTTTACAGTGTGACTGAGAGTAAAGAGGAGGACGCCTTGTTAACCACAGCCAAGGAAGGTTTTGCATGCCCTGAAAAAGATACTCCTTCCTTAAATCCACTGGCTCAAAGTCAGGGCCTTTCATGCACTTTAGGTTCTCCAAAACCTGAGGATGGGGAATATAAATTTGGTGCCAGGGTAAGAAAAAATTACCGGACACTAGTACTGGGAAAGCGACCTGTCCTTCAGACACCTCCAGTCAAACCAAATTTGAAATCAGCTAGAAGCCCTCGTCCTACAGGTAAAACTGAGACACATGAAGGAACACTGGATGATTTTACAGTTATAAACAGACGCAAAAAGGTAGCCAGCAATGTAGCATCAGCAGTGAAAAGGCCATTTAATTTCATGGCAAATTTTCCTTGTCCACCATCACTCATTATTGGGAGAGATGGGGACTTGTGGCCGGCGTATTCCTTAAACACCACTAAGGATTCTCAAACTCCTCACAAGGCCCATCCTATATGGAAATGGCAGCTGGGCGGTTCTGCAATACCTCTTCCACCTAGtcacaaattcaggaaatttaattcataa
- the SKIDA1 gene encoding SKI/DACH domain-containing protein 1 isoform X2 → MVFSLFFKKTKTTTKKQESRCLETHAASGGGLTYIHVYVCVTYIFTANGGDHLVPEMGDLKSGFEEVDGVRLGYLIIKGKQMFALSQVFTDLLKNIPRTTVHKRMDHLKVKKHHCDLEELRKLKAINSIAFHAAKCTLISREDVEALYTSCKTERVLKTKRRRVGRALATKAPPPERAAAASPRPGFWKDKHQLWRGLSGAVRPLPISAQSPRPGAAAARPAAHLPQIFSKYPGSHYPEIVRSPCKPPLNYETAPLQGNYVAFPSDPAYFRSLLCSKHPAAAAAAAAAAAAAAAAAAAAYYQASAAGPQPKAAAGARGPGSLSYRCKRKRGGTKDCLLAPHTGARRLLLLPRSYKAKAAAAAAAAAAAAAAAAGATCLERFHLVNGFCPPPHHHHHHHHHHHHHHHRAQPPQQSHHPPHHHRPQPHLGSFPESCSSDSESSSYSDHAANDSDFGSSLSSSSNSVSSEEEEEEGEEEEEEEEEEEGGSGASDSSEVSSEEEDSSTESDSSSGSSQVSVQSIRFRRTSFCKPPSVQAQANFLYHLASAAAATKPAAFEDAGRLPDLKSSVKAESPEEWNLQSWAPKASPVYCPASLGSCFAEIRNDRVSEITFPHSEISNTVKRTDLTINCLAEGASSPSPKTNNAFPQQRILREARKCLQATPTTYCADNNTIAARFLNNDSSGAEANSEKDSKILHCPEFATDLPSSQTDPEVNAAGAAATKAENPCTDTGDKTLPFLHNIKIKVEDSSANEEYEPHLFTNKLKCECNDTKGEFYSVTESKEEDALLTTAKEGFACPEKDTPSLNPLAQSQGLSCTLGSPKPEDGEYKFGARVRKNYRTLVLGKRPVLQTPPVKPNLKSARSPRPTGKTETHEGTLDDFTVINRRKKVASNVASAVKRPFNFMANFPCPPSLIIGRDGDLWPAYSLNTTKDSQTPHKAHPIWKWQLGGSAIPLPPSHKFRKFNS, encoded by the exons AtggttttttccctcttttttaaaaaaacgaaaacaacaacaaaaaagcaagaatCAA GATGCCTTGAGACACACGCAGCATCTGGCGGAGGAttaacatacatacatgtgtatgtatgcgtCACGTATATATTTACTGCAAATGGTGGGGATCATTTAGTGCCCGAGATGGGAGACCTGAAGTCAGGTTTTGAAGAGGTGGATGGCGTGAGGCTCGGCTACCTCATCATTAAAGGGAAGCAAATGTTTGCCCTCTCCCAAGTCTTCACAGATCTGCTGAAAAACATCCCGAGGACGACCGTGCACAAGCGCATGGATCATCTGAAAGTGAAGAAGCACCACTGCGATCTGGAGGAGTTGCGGAAACTCAAGGCAATCAACAGCATCGCCTTCCACGCAGCCAAATGCACACTCATCTCCCGGGAAGACGTGGAAGCGCTCTACACCTCCTGCAAAACCGAGCGCGTCCTCAAGACCAAGCGCAGGCGGGTCGGCCGGGCCCTGGCCACAAAGGCGCCGCCGCCAGAGCGCGCCGCCGCCGCCAGCCCCCGCCCGGGATTTTGGAAGGACAAGCACCAACTTTGGCGGGGCCTGAGCGGAGCCGTGCGGCCCCTGCCAATCAGCGCGCAGTCCCCGCGCCCGGGCGCCGCCGCCGCGCGCCCCGCCGCCCATCTACCTCAGATTTTTAGCAAATACCCCGGCTCGCACTACCCGGAGATCGTGCGTTCGCCCTGCAAACCCCCTCTAAACTATGAAACTGCCCCGCTCCAGGGAAACTACGTCGCCTTCCCCTCGGACCCGGCTTATTTTCGGAGCCTGCTGTGCAGCAAGCacccggccgccgccgccgccgccgccgccgctgccgccgccgccgccgccgccgccgctgccgcctaTTACCAGGCATCCGCGGCCGGGCCCCAGCCCAAGGCAGCGGCGGGCGCCAGAGGCCCGGGAAGCCTGAGCTACCGCTGCAAACGCAAGCGCGGCGGCACCAAGGACTGCTTGCTCGCGCCCCACACCGGCGCGCGGcgcctgctgctgctgcccaggTCCTACAAAGCCAAggcggccgcggcggcggcggcggcggcggcagcggctgcGGCTGCCGCCGGGGCCACTTGCCTGGAGAGGTTTCATCTGGTCAACGGTTTCTGCCCGCCTccgcaccaccaccaccaccaccaccatcaccaccaccaccaccaccaccgggCCCAGCCGCCGCAGCAGAGTCACCACCCCCCTCACCACCACCGGCCGCAGCCCCATCTGGGCAGCTTTCCCGAGAGTTGCAGCAGCGACTCCGAGTCCAGCTCCTACTCGGACCACGCGGCCAACGACTCGGATTTTGGCTCCAGTTTGTCCAGTTCCAGCAACTCTGTGTCCtcggaggaagaggaggaggagggagaggaggaggaggaagaggaggaggaggaggaggggggcagCGGGGCCTCGGATTCCAGTGAAGTCAGCTCGGAGGAGGAGGACTCGTCCACCGAGTCGGACTCCAGCTCCGGCTCCAGCCAAGTGTCAGTGCAGAGCATCCGATTCAGGCGTACCAGCTTCTGCAAGCCTCCCAGCGTGCAGGCGCAGGCCAACTTCTTGTACCATCTGGCCTCTGCCGCCGCTGCAACCAAACCCGCTGCTTTCGAGGATGCCGGCAGACTTCCCGACCTCAAGAGTAGTGTCAAAGCGGAGTCGCCGGAGGAGTGGAATCTGCAGAGCTGGGCCCCCAAAGCGTCTCCGGTGTACTGCCCGGCCAGCCTGGGGAGTTGCTTCGCAGAGATAAGGAACGATAGGGTATCTGAGATTACATTCCCACACTCTGAAATTTCCAATACTGTAAAGAGAACTGACCTGACAATTAACTGCCTGGCAGAGGGGGCCTCTTCACCTAGCCCAAAGACAAACAATGCATTTCCACAACAAAGAATACTCCGAGAGGCTAGGAAATGCCTACAAGCAACTCCTACTACATACTGTGCAGATAACAACACAATAGCTGCTAGGTTCTTAAATAATGATTCTTCAGGAGCAGAAGCAAATTCAGAAAAAGATTCCAAAATCCTTCATTGTCCTGAATTTGCTACGGATTTGCCCTCTTCGCAGACTGATCCTGAAGTGAACGCTGCAGGAGCAGCAGCAACTAAAGCTGAGAATCCCTGCACTGACACAGGTGACAAGACATTGCCATTTCTGCACAATATTAAAATCAAAGTAGAAGACAGTAGTGCTAATGAAGAATATGAACCTCACCTTTTTACAAATAAGCTAAAGTGCGAGTGCAATGATACAAAGGGTGAGTTTTACAGTGTGACTGAGAGTAAAGAGGAGGACGCCTTGTTAACCACAGCCAAGGAAGGTTTTGCATGCCCTGAAAAAGATACTCCTTCCTTAAATCCACTGGCTCAAAGTCAGGGCCTTTCATGCACTTTAGGTTCTCCAAAACCTGAGGATGGGGAATATAAATTTGGTGCCAGGGTAAGAAAAAATTACCGGACACTAGTACTGGGAAAGCGACCTGTCCTTCAGACACCTCCAGTCAAACCAAATTTGAAATCAGCTAGAAGCCCTCGTCCTACAGGTAAAACTGAGACACATGAAGGAACACTGGATGATTTTACAGTTATAAACAGACGCAAAAAGGTAGCCAGCAATGTAGCATCAGCAGTGAAAAGGCCATTTAATTTCATGGCAAATTTTCCTTGTCCACCATCACTCATTATTGGGAGAGATGGGGACTTGTGGCCGGCGTATTCCTTAAACACCACTAAGGATTCTCAAACTCCTCACAAGGCCCATCCTATATGGAAATGGCAGCTGGGCGGTTCTGCAATACCTCTTCCACCTAGtcacaaattcaggaaatttaattcataa
- the SKIDA1 gene encoding SKI/DACH domain-containing protein 1 isoform X1 has translation MVFSLFFKKTKTTTKKQESTGCLETHAASGGGLTYIHVYVCVTYIFTANGGDHLVPEMGDLKSGFEEVDGVRLGYLIIKGKQMFALSQVFTDLLKNIPRTTVHKRMDHLKVKKHHCDLEELRKLKAINSIAFHAAKCTLISREDVEALYTSCKTERVLKTKRRRVGRALATKAPPPERAAAASPRPGFWKDKHQLWRGLSGAVRPLPISAQSPRPGAAAARPAAHLPQIFSKYPGSHYPEIVRSPCKPPLNYETAPLQGNYVAFPSDPAYFRSLLCSKHPAAAAAAAAAAAAAAAAAAAAYYQASAAGPQPKAAAGARGPGSLSYRCKRKRGGTKDCLLAPHTGARRLLLLPRSYKAKAAAAAAAAAAAAAAAAGATCLERFHLVNGFCPPPHHHHHHHHHHHHHHHRAQPPQQSHHPPHHHRPQPHLGSFPESCSSDSESSSYSDHAANDSDFGSSLSSSSNSVSSEEEEEEGEEEEEEEEEEEGGSGASDSSEVSSEEEDSSTESDSSSGSSQVSVQSIRFRRTSFCKPPSVQAQANFLYHLASAAAATKPAAFEDAGRLPDLKSSVKAESPEEWNLQSWAPKASPVYCPASLGSCFAEIRNDRVSEITFPHSEISNTVKRTDLTINCLAEGASSPSPKTNNAFPQQRILREARKCLQATPTTYCADNNTIAARFLNNDSSGAEANSEKDSKILHCPEFATDLPSSQTDPEVNAAGAAATKAENPCTDTGDKTLPFLHNIKIKVEDSSANEEYEPHLFTNKLKCECNDTKGEFYSVTESKEEDALLTTAKEGFACPEKDTPSLNPLAQSQGLSCTLGSPKPEDGEYKFGARVRKNYRTLVLGKRPVLQTPPVKPNLKSARSPRPTGKTETHEGTLDDFTVINRRKKVASNVASAVKRPFNFMANFPCPPSLIIGRDGDLWPAYSLNTTKDSQTPHKAHPIWKWQLGGSAIPLPPSHKFRKFNS, from the exons AtggttttttccctcttttttaaaaaaacgaaaacaacaacaaaaaagcaagaatCAA cAGGATGCCTTGAGACACACGCAGCATCTGGCGGAGGAttaacatacatacatgtgtatgtatgcgtCACGTATATATTTACTGCAAATGGTGGGGATCATTTAGTGCCCGAGATGGGAGACCTGAAGTCAGGTTTTGAAGAGGTGGATGGCGTGAGGCTCGGCTACCTCATCATTAAAGGGAAGCAAATGTTTGCCCTCTCCCAAGTCTTCACAGATCTGCTGAAAAACATCCCGAGGACGACCGTGCACAAGCGCATGGATCATCTGAAAGTGAAGAAGCACCACTGCGATCTGGAGGAGTTGCGGAAACTCAAGGCAATCAACAGCATCGCCTTCCACGCAGCCAAATGCACACTCATCTCCCGGGAAGACGTGGAAGCGCTCTACACCTCCTGCAAAACCGAGCGCGTCCTCAAGACCAAGCGCAGGCGGGTCGGCCGGGCCCTGGCCACAAAGGCGCCGCCGCCAGAGCGCGCCGCCGCCGCCAGCCCCCGCCCGGGATTTTGGAAGGACAAGCACCAACTTTGGCGGGGCCTGAGCGGAGCCGTGCGGCCCCTGCCAATCAGCGCGCAGTCCCCGCGCCCGGGCGCCGCCGCCGCGCGCCCCGCCGCCCATCTACCTCAGATTTTTAGCAAATACCCCGGCTCGCACTACCCGGAGATCGTGCGTTCGCCCTGCAAACCCCCTCTAAACTATGAAACTGCCCCGCTCCAGGGAAACTACGTCGCCTTCCCCTCGGACCCGGCTTATTTTCGGAGCCTGCTGTGCAGCAAGCacccggccgccgccgccgccgccgccgccgctgccgccgccgccgccgccgccgccgctgccgcctaTTACCAGGCATCCGCGGCCGGGCCCCAGCCCAAGGCAGCGGCGGGCGCCAGAGGCCCGGGAAGCCTGAGCTACCGCTGCAAACGCAAGCGCGGCGGCACCAAGGACTGCTTGCTCGCGCCCCACACCGGCGCGCGGcgcctgctgctgctgcccaggTCCTACAAAGCCAAggcggccgcggcggcggcggcggcggcggcagcggctgcGGCTGCCGCCGGGGCCACTTGCCTGGAGAGGTTTCATCTGGTCAACGGTTTCTGCCCGCCTccgcaccaccaccaccaccaccaccatcaccaccaccaccaccaccaccgggCCCAGCCGCCGCAGCAGAGTCACCACCCCCCTCACCACCACCGGCCGCAGCCCCATCTGGGCAGCTTTCCCGAGAGTTGCAGCAGCGACTCCGAGTCCAGCTCCTACTCGGACCACGCGGCCAACGACTCGGATTTTGGCTCCAGTTTGTCCAGTTCCAGCAACTCTGTGTCCtcggaggaagaggaggaggagggagaggaggaggaggaagaggaggaggaggaggaggggggcagCGGGGCCTCGGATTCCAGTGAAGTCAGCTCGGAGGAGGAGGACTCGTCCACCGAGTCGGACTCCAGCTCCGGCTCCAGCCAAGTGTCAGTGCAGAGCATCCGATTCAGGCGTACCAGCTTCTGCAAGCCTCCCAGCGTGCAGGCGCAGGCCAACTTCTTGTACCATCTGGCCTCTGCCGCCGCTGCAACCAAACCCGCTGCTTTCGAGGATGCCGGCAGACTTCCCGACCTCAAGAGTAGTGTCAAAGCGGAGTCGCCGGAGGAGTGGAATCTGCAGAGCTGGGCCCCCAAAGCGTCTCCGGTGTACTGCCCGGCCAGCCTGGGGAGTTGCTTCGCAGAGATAAGGAACGATAGGGTATCTGAGATTACATTCCCACACTCTGAAATTTCCAATACTGTAAAGAGAACTGACCTGACAATTAACTGCCTGGCAGAGGGGGCCTCTTCACCTAGCCCAAAGACAAACAATGCATTTCCACAACAAAGAATACTCCGAGAGGCTAGGAAATGCCTACAAGCAACTCCTACTACATACTGTGCAGATAACAACACAATAGCTGCTAGGTTCTTAAATAATGATTCTTCAGGAGCAGAAGCAAATTCAGAAAAAGATTCCAAAATCCTTCATTGTCCTGAATTTGCTACGGATTTGCCCTCTTCGCAGACTGATCCTGAAGTGAACGCTGCAGGAGCAGCAGCAACTAAAGCTGAGAATCCCTGCACTGACACAGGTGACAAGACATTGCCATTTCTGCACAATATTAAAATCAAAGTAGAAGACAGTAGTGCTAATGAAGAATATGAACCTCACCTTTTTACAAATAAGCTAAAGTGCGAGTGCAATGATACAAAGGGTGAGTTTTACAGTGTGACTGAGAGTAAAGAGGAGGACGCCTTGTTAACCACAGCCAAGGAAGGTTTTGCATGCCCTGAAAAAGATACTCCTTCCTTAAATCCACTGGCTCAAAGTCAGGGCCTTTCATGCACTTTAGGTTCTCCAAAACCTGAGGATGGGGAATATAAATTTGGTGCCAGGGTAAGAAAAAATTACCGGACACTAGTACTGGGAAAGCGACCTGTCCTTCAGACACCTCCAGTCAAACCAAATTTGAAATCAGCTAGAAGCCCTCGTCCTACAGGTAAAACTGAGACACATGAAGGAACACTGGATGATTTTACAGTTATAAACAGACGCAAAAAGGTAGCCAGCAATGTAGCATCAGCAGTGAAAAGGCCATTTAATTTCATGGCAAATTTTCCTTGTCCACCATCACTCATTATTGGGAGAGATGGGGACTTGTGGCCGGCGTATTCCTTAAACACCACTAAGGATTCTCAAACTCCTCACAAGGCCCATCCTATATGGAAATGGCAGCTGGGCGGTTCTGCAATACCTCTTCCACCTAGtcacaaattcaggaaatttaattcataa